The Microcoleus sp. FACHB-672 genome window below encodes:
- a CDS encoding FTR1 family iron permease, which produces MDFSAALPTFVITLREGVEAALVVGIVLACLKKANASRLNSWVFAGILAGIVASALIGILFSWGMQTLRTSNWTYAPVVEPLLEGGFSVVAIAMLSWMLIWMTQQAKSLKAEVEGAVSAALQQETAAAGWGVFGLIFIAVLREGFETVLFIVAKFQQGLMPALGSLAGLAGAAGIGVLLFKWGVKINIRRFFQIMGVFLLLIVSGLVISALKKFDAAGSILSQLQPQFSNLCFAGSPSCILGPIFWNFTNVLPDNQFPGVVLKALFGYRAKLYLAQAAGYILFLVTAGTLYFQSIAGRSIFSPKHLSSVENSVSSEPK; this is translated from the coding sequence ATGGATTTTAGTGCTGCCCTGCCTACTTTTGTCATCACCCTGCGGGAAGGTGTTGAAGCTGCCTTAGTGGTGGGAATTGTGCTGGCTTGTTTGAAAAAAGCGAATGCCAGCCGGCTGAATTCTTGGGTATTTGCCGGCATTCTTGCGGGAATTGTTGCGAGTGCGTTGATAGGAATTTTGTTCAGTTGGGGAATGCAAACCCTCCGCACTTCCAACTGGACTTATGCGCCGGTAGTTGAACCTTTGTTGGAGGGCGGTTTCAGTGTCGTAGCGATTGCTATGCTTAGTTGGATGCTGATTTGGATGACTCAGCAGGCAAAATCTCTCAAAGCTGAAGTTGAAGGGGCTGTGAGTGCTGCCTTGCAACAAGAGACTGCCGCAGCCGGCTGGGGGGTTTTTGGCTTAATTTTCATCGCCGTTTTAAGAGAAGGCTTTGAAACCGTTTTGTTTATCGTGGCTAAATTTCAGCAAGGCTTGATGCCGGCATTGGGTTCGCTTGCCGGCTTGGCTGGGGCTGCCGGTATTGGCGTGCTGTTGTTTAAATGGGGCGTCAAAATTAATATTCGCCGGTTTTTCCAAATCATGGGCGTTTTTCTCCTCCTTATTGTTTCTGGCTTAGTGATTTCCGCCCTGAAAAAATTTGACGCTGCCGGCAGTATTTTATCTCAGCTACAACCGCAATTTTCTAACCTTTGCTTTGCGGGTTCTCCTTCTTGTATTCTAGGGCCGATTTTTTGGAATTTTACGAATGTATTGCCCGATAACCAGTTTCCCGGTGTTGTTCTTAAAGCTTTATTCGGCTATCGAGCAAAGCTTTATCTCGCCCAAGCTGCTGGTTATATTCTGTTTCTTGTTACCGCCGGCACCCTTTATTTTCAAAGTATCGCAGGGCGCTCAATTTTCTCCCCAAAACATCTCTCATCTGTTGAAAATTCTGTGAGTTCTGAACCGAAATAA